A section of the Serratia liquefaciens ATCC 27592 genome encodes:
- the citF gene encoding citrate lyase subunit alpha yields the protein MKRQQRLMTLSNLADLRCYQDASKANLQARKPRDIKRCDTLEQAVRRSGLQDGMTISFHHAFRGGDLALNQVMETLAAMGFRNLTLASSSLSECHAPLVGHIRNGVVSRIYTSGLRGPLADAISRGLLAEPVQIHSHGGRVNLIESGELAIDVAFLGVPACDEFGNANGYSGEACCGSLGYAKVDADTAGTVVLLTEAILPYPHHPASLAQDRVDLIVQLERVGDADKIGADATRMTSNPRELLIARRAAEVIAGSGFFTEGFSLQTGTGGASLAVTRFLEDKMRARGVRAGFALGGITSTMVDLHEKGLIARLLDVQSFDRAAAMSLARNPNHIEISANQYANFSSKGASVDRLDVVVLSALEIDTGFNVNVLTGSDGVLRGASGGHCDTAAAARLAIIVAPLVRGRIPTLVEQVTTCVTPGSSIDILVTDHGIAVNPARPELAQRLQEAGLPVVGIDWLRQRALLLTGEPQPIAFTDKVVAVVRYRDGSVIDVVHQVAE from the coding sequence ATGAAACGCCAACAACGACTGATGACCCTGAGCAACCTGGCGGACCTGCGCTGCTATCAGGATGCCTCCAAGGCCAACCTGCAGGCGCGCAAGCCGCGCGATATCAAACGCTGCGACACGCTGGAACAGGCGGTACGCCGCAGCGGTTTGCAGGACGGAATGACCATCTCTTTCCACCATGCATTTCGCGGCGGCGATCTGGCGCTGAATCAGGTGATGGAAACGCTGGCGGCGATGGGGTTCCGCAACCTGACGCTGGCCTCCAGCTCGCTGAGCGAATGCCATGCGCCGCTGGTCGGCCATATCCGCAACGGGGTGGTGAGCCGCATTTACACCTCCGGCCTGCGTGGCCCGCTGGCGGATGCCATCTCACGCGGCCTGCTGGCCGAACCGGTACAAATTCACTCCCACGGTGGCCGCGTCAACCTGATCGAGTCCGGTGAACTGGCGATAGACGTCGCTTTCCTTGGGGTTCCGGCCTGCGACGAATTTGGCAATGCTAACGGCTACAGCGGCGAAGCCTGCTGCGGTTCGTTGGGCTACGCCAAAGTGGATGCCGATACCGCAGGCACCGTGGTGTTGCTGACCGAAGCGATCCTGCCTTATCCGCATCATCCGGCCAGCCTGGCGCAGGATCGGGTCGATCTGATCGTTCAACTCGAGCGAGTGGGGGACGCCGACAAGATCGGTGCCGATGCCACCCGCATGACCTCTAACCCGCGTGAATTACTGATTGCCCGCCGCGCTGCCGAAGTGATTGCCGGTTCCGGCTTCTTTACCGAAGGATTCTCGCTGCAAACCGGCACCGGCGGGGCTTCGTTGGCGGTGACGCGTTTTCTGGAAGACAAAATGCGCGCGCGTGGCGTTCGCGCCGGTTTCGCCCTCGGCGGCATTACCTCAACCATGGTGGATCTGCATGAAAAAGGGCTGATTGCTCGCCTGCTGGACGTGCAGAGTTTTGACCGCGCGGCGGCGATGTCGTTGGCGCGCAATCCCAATCACATTGAAATCAGCGCCAATCAGTATGCCAACTTCAGTTCGAAGGGCGCTTCGGTCGACCGGCTTGACGTGGTGGTGCTAAGCGCGCTGGAGATCGATACCGGCTTCAACGTCAACGTGCTGACCGGTTCCGACGGCGTGCTGCGCGGGGCTTCTGGCGGTCACTGCGACACCGCCGCGGCGGCACGGTTGGCGATCATCGTCGCACCGCTGGTGCGCGGGCGCATTCCAACGCTGGTCGAGCAGGTGACCACCTGCGTCACGCCGGGCTCCAGCATCGACATTTTGGTTACCGATCACGGTATTGCCGTTAACCCGGCGCGGCCGGAGTTGGCGCAGCGGCTGCAAGAGGCCGGGCTGCCGGTGGTTGGCATCGACTGGCTACGCCAGCGTGCGCTGTTGCTGACCGGCGAACCGCAGCCGATCGCCTTCACCGACAAAGTGGTGGCGGTCGTGCGTTATCGCGACGGTTCGGTGATCGACGTGGTGCATCAGGTGGCGGAGTAA
- the citX gene encoding citrate lyase holo-[acyl-carrier protein] synthase: MTCVPPELAANRAVSLPELLTSRECRQARQQAWQAQHASTLLVLTLVVPGAVKDSALTRNIFNLGWQALQQMGREQNWHCLQAEALALSTGCEGFMALQADAQRVKDCAMQLEVQQPIGRLWDIDVLDPEGRILSRRDLGLAERRCLLCSQPAKICARQRRHSSEQLLQEMERMLNDALSTR; encoded by the coding sequence ATGACCTGCGTCCCTCCTGAACTGGCCGCCAACCGCGCCGTCAGCCTGCCGGAACTGCTGACCAGCCGCGAGTGCCGCCAGGCACGGCAGCAGGCGTGGCAGGCTCAGCATGCTTCCACGTTGCTGGTGCTGACGCTGGTGGTGCCCGGTGCGGTAAAAGACAGTGCCCTGACCCGCAACATCTTCAACCTCGGCTGGCAGGCGCTGCAGCAAATGGGGCGTGAGCAAAACTGGCACTGCCTGCAGGCGGAAGCGCTGGCGCTTTCCACCGGTTGTGAAGGGTTTATGGCGCTGCAGGCCGATGCCCAACGGGTGAAGGACTGCGCCATGCAGTTGGAGGTTCAGCAGCCGATAGGTCGGCTGTGGGATATCGACGTGCTGGATCCCGAGGGCCGTATTTTATCGCGCCGCGATCTGGGGCTGGCGGAGCGCCGCTGCCTGCTGTGCAGCCAGCCGGCCAAAATCTGCGCCCGTCAGCGGCGACACAGCAGCGAACAGCTGCTGCAGGAAATGGAAAGGATGCTCAATGATGCGCTCTCAACCCGTTGA
- the citC gene encoding [citrate (pro-3S)-lyase] ligase, with the protein MLGDTLFNRVKRSDHKSIAQINAFLRSNDLNIDTTVEIFITVTQNDKLVACGGIADNIIKCVAISPQMRGEGLGLTLATELVNLAYERHHTQLFIYTKIQNEPLFQQCGFYPIARVPGIVVLMENSPCRLKRYAAQLAGQRRPGTTIGSIVMNANPFTRGHQYLVRQAAAQCDWLHLFLVKENTSRFSYEDRRRLVLAGTADIPNLTVHEGSQYVISRATFPCYFIKDQGIADDCYTEIDLKIFRQYLAPALGITHRFVGNEPFCAVTAKYNRDMRYWLETPALPSPPIALVEIERLQYQGTAISASWVRKLLAAGDFHAAAPLVPPDTLYYLQDLQTQRRAKPAAHPFESAQSGER; encoded by the coding sequence ATGTTGGGCGACACCCTATTTAATCGAGTCAAAAGGTCCGATCATAAAAGTATCGCGCAGATTAATGCTTTCCTGCGCAGTAACGATCTGAATATTGACACCACGGTTGAAATATTTATTACCGTGACGCAAAACGATAAGTTGGTCGCCTGCGGCGGCATTGCCGACAATATTATCAAATGCGTCGCCATCAGCCCGCAAATGCGCGGCGAAGGTTTGGGGCTGACGTTGGCAACGGAGCTGGTGAATCTGGCTTATGAACGCCATCACACCCAGCTGTTTATCTACACCAAAATCCAAAATGAGCCGCTGTTCCAGCAATGCGGTTTCTACCCCATCGCCCGGGTGCCGGGCATCGTGGTGCTAATGGAAAACAGCCCGTGCCGGCTGAAACGCTATGCCGCTCAGTTAGCGGGCCAGCGCCGGCCAGGCACCACCATCGGCAGTATCGTGATGAACGCCAACCCCTTTACCCGCGGCCACCAATACCTGGTGCGCCAGGCCGCTGCGCAATGCGACTGGCTGCACCTGTTTTTGGTCAAGGAAAATACTTCGCGCTTCAGCTATGAAGATCGGCGGCGGCTGGTGCTGGCGGGCACCGCAGACATTCCTAACCTGACGGTGCACGAAGGGTCGCAATACGTCATTTCACGCGCCACCTTCCCCTGTTACTTCATTAAAGATCAAGGTATTGCCGACGACTGCTACACCGAAATCGATCTGAAGATCTTCCGTCAGTATCTGGCGCCCGCGTTGGGCATTACCCACCGCTTCGTCGGCAACGAGCCTTTCTGCGCGGTCACCGCCAAGTACAACCGCGATATGCGTTATTGGCTGGAAACCCCGGCGCTGCCCAGCCCGCCGATCGCGCTGGTGGAAATCGAGCGTTTGCAATATCAGGGCACGGCGATCTCCGCCTCCTGGGTGCGCAAGCTGCTGGCCGCCGGGGACTTCCACGCCGCCGCGCCGCTGGTGCCGCCGGACACCCTGTATTACCTGCAAGATTTGCAAACGCAGCGCCGGGCCAAGCCGGCGGCACACCCCTTTGAATCCGCACAATCAGGTGAAAGATGA
- a CDS encoding beta-galactosidase, producing MSALPSPSLKDLIARRDWQNPACTHYQRLAAHPPFASWRDLNTARDDSPSSSQKTLNGDWQFSYYRSPQAVPEAWLRQDLPDADRLAVPSNWQLAGYDAPIYTNVRYPIPVNPPLVPEENPTGCYSRQFTVDPAWLAEGQTRIIFDGVNSAFYLWCNGHWVGYSQDSRLPAEFDLTPWLQAGENRLAVMVLRWCDGSYLEDQDMWRMSGIFRDVSLLHKPAIHLSDIRITTPLYDGFRRGELVVEAHVNRPTQHRVQLQLWRDGQLIGEKIQALGSEIIDERGAYDDRTTLRLPVEQPALWSAETPTLYRATLALLAPDGEIIEVEAYDVGFRQVDISNGLLKLNGQPLLIRGTNRHEHHPQHGQVMDEATMRHDILLMKQHNFNAVRCSHYPNHPLWYRLCDRYGLYVVDEANIETHGMQPMNRLSDDPLWLPAMSERVTRMVQRDRNHPCIIIWSLGNESGHGCNHDALYRWVKSQDPTRPVQYEGGGANSAATDIICPMYARVDQDQPFPAVPKWSIKKWIGLPDEQRPLILCEYAHAMGNSFGGFDRYWQAFRQYPRLQGGFVWDWVDQALTHRDDNGDEYWAYGGDFGDTPNDRQFCLNGLVFPDRTPHPALFEAQRAQQFFQFAFDATTLTLTVSSEYLFRHSDNERLDWRLELDGVERASGSFDLALPPQGSASFHLLDRLPILHQPGELWLNVAVVQPQATDWSEANHRCAWDQWPVPRTLHLAQPAPKGLAPQLSQNDRTIEISHGNQRWQFTRENGLLSQWWQDGEALLLTPLQDNFIRAPLDNDIGISEVERIDPNAWVERWKQAGMYRLEEHCVQLQADLLSDGVRVVSEHRFGVDGETLLCSRKQWLFDSEGAVSVSVDVAIAASLPPPARIGLTCQLADTHPQAQWLGLGPHENYPDRRLAAQFGRWQRPLEELHTPYIFPGENGLRCDTRQLQYGDWHVDGQFHFSLSRYGLRQLMGCSHQHLLQPEAGTWLNLDGFHMGVGGDDSWSPSVNADYLLSRSHYHYQLRLKRAELG from the coding sequence ATGAGTGCTCTGCCCTCTCCTTCCCTGAAAGACCTTATTGCCCGCCGGGACTGGCAAAATCCGGCCTGCACCCATTATCAGCGGCTGGCTGCGCATCCGCCTTTTGCGAGCTGGCGCGATCTGAACACGGCGCGTGACGACAGCCCCAGCAGCAGCCAGAAAACGTTAAACGGCGACTGGCAGTTCAGCTATTACCGCAGCCCGCAGGCGGTGCCCGAAGCCTGGCTGCGGCAGGACTTGCCCGATGCCGACCGGCTGGCGGTGCCGTCCAACTGGCAACTTGCCGGTTATGACGCGCCGATCTACACCAACGTCCGCTACCCGATCCCGGTTAACCCGCCGCTGGTCCCGGAAGAAAACCCGACCGGTTGCTATTCCCGCCAGTTTACCGTCGATCCCGCCTGGCTGGCCGAGGGGCAGACGCGCATTATCTTTGACGGCGTCAACTCGGCGTTTTACCTGTGGTGCAACGGCCATTGGGTCGGCTATTCGCAAGACAGCCGCCTGCCCGCCGAATTTGACCTCACTCCCTGGCTGCAGGCTGGTGAGAACCGACTGGCGGTAATGGTGCTGCGCTGGTGCGATGGCAGCTATCTGGAAGATCAGGATATGTGGCGCATGAGCGGGATTTTCCGCGACGTCAGCCTGCTGCATAAACCCGCCATCCACCTGAGCGATATTCGCATCACAACCCCGCTTTACGACGGCTTCCGCCGTGGTGAACTGGTGGTGGAAGCGCACGTCAATCGACCGACACAGCACCGGGTGCAACTGCAGCTGTGGCGCGATGGCCAGCTGATTGGCGAAAAAATCCAGGCGCTCGGCAGCGAGATTATCGACGAGCGCGGCGCCTATGATGACCGCACAACGCTGCGTCTGCCGGTGGAACAGCCTGCGCTTTGGAGCGCTGAAACCCCAACGCTGTACCGGGCCACGCTGGCACTGTTGGCGCCAGACGGGGAAATTATTGAGGTGGAAGCCTATGACGTTGGCTTCCGTCAGGTCGACATCAGCAACGGGTTGCTGAAGCTGAACGGCCAGCCGCTGCTGATCCGCGGCACCAACCGGCATGAACATCATCCGCAGCACGGCCAGGTGATGGATGAAGCCACGATGCGCCACGACATTCTGTTGATGAAACAGCACAACTTCAATGCGGTGCGCTGCTCGCACTACCCGAATCACCCGCTGTGGTACCGGCTATGCGACCGCTATGGGCTGTACGTGGTCGACGAAGCCAATATTGAAACCCACGGCATGCAGCCGATGAACCGGCTTTCCGACGATCCGCTGTGGCTACCGGCGATGAGCGAGCGCGTGACGCGCATGGTGCAGCGGGATCGCAACCACCCCTGCATTATTATCTGGTCGCTGGGCAACGAATCCGGCCACGGCTGCAATCACGACGCGCTTTATCGCTGGGTGAAAAGCCAGGACCCTACTCGCCCGGTGCAGTATGAAGGCGGCGGCGCCAATAGCGCCGCGACCGACATTATCTGCCCGATGTACGCCCGGGTGGATCAGGATCAGCCGTTCCCTGCCGTGCCCAAGTGGTCGATCAAGAAGTGGATCGGCCTGCCGGATGAACAGCGGCCGCTGATCCTGTGCGAATACGCTCACGCGATGGGCAACAGCTTCGGCGGTTTTGACCGTTATTGGCAGGCCTTCCGCCAGTATCCGCGCCTGCAAGGTGGCTTCGTCTGGGACTGGGTCGATCAGGCACTCACCCACCGCGATGACAACGGAGATGAGTACTGGGCCTACGGCGGCGACTTCGGCGACACGCCTAACGATCGGCAATTCTGCCTTAACGGTCTGGTGTTCCCCGATCGCACGCCACATCCGGCGCTGTTCGAGGCGCAACGCGCCCAGCAATTTTTCCAGTTTGCCTTCGATGCCACAACGCTGACGTTGACCGTCAGCAGCGAGTATCTGTTCCGCCATAGCGATAACGAACGGCTGGACTGGCGGCTGGAGCTGGACGGCGTAGAACGCGCCAGCGGCAGCTTTGACCTCGCGCTACCGCCGCAGGGCAGCGCCAGCTTCCACCTGCTAGACCGCTTGCCGATACTTCATCAGCCCGGCGAGCTGTGGCTGAATGTGGCGGTGGTACAGCCCCAGGCCACCGACTGGTCCGAAGCCAACCATCGCTGCGCCTGGGATCAATGGCCGGTACCGCGCACGCTGCATTTGGCGCAGCCAGCGCCGAAAGGCCTTGCCCCACAGCTGAGCCAGAATGACCGGACGATTGAGATTAGCCATGGCAATCAACGCTGGCAGTTTACCCGCGAAAATGGCCTCCTGAGCCAGTGGTGGCAAGATGGCGAAGCGCTGCTGCTGACGCCGCTGCAAGATAACTTTATCCGTGCGCCGTTGGATAATGACATCGGCATCAGCGAAGTGGAACGTATCGATCCCAATGCCTGGGTCGAACGCTGGAAGCAGGCCGGCATGTACCGGCTGGAAGAGCACTGCGTACAGCTTCAGGCCGATCTGCTGAGCGACGGCGTAAGGGTGGTGAGCGAGCACCGGTTCGGGGTAGATGGGGAAACGCTGTTATGCAGCCGCAAACAGTGGTTGTTCGACAGCGAGGGCGCGGTCAGCGTCAGCGTTGACGTCGCAATCGCCGCCAGCTTGCCGCCACCGGCGCGTATCGGCCTGACCTGCCAACTGGCGGACACCCATCCGCAGGCACAATGGCTGGGCCTGGGGCCGCATGAAAACTATCCGGACCGTCGCCTTGCCGCGCAATTCGGGCGCTGGCAACGACCGCTGGAAGAACTGCACACGCCGTACATCTTCCCCGGCGAAAACGGCCTGCGCTGCGACACCCGCCAGTTGCAGTACGGCGACTGGCACGTCGACGGGCAGTTCCACTTTTCACTCAGCCGCTACGGCCTGCGTCAGCTGATGGGCTGTAGCCACCAACACCTGTTGCAGCCGGAAGCCGGTACCTGGCTCAACCTGGACGGCTTCCATATGGGGGTCGGCGGCGACGATTCCTGGAGCCCGAGCGTCAATGCGGACTACCTGCTCAGCCGCAGCCATTACCACTATCAGCTGCGGTTAAAACGCGCGGAACTGGGCTAA
- the citG gene encoding triphosphoribosyl-dephospho-CoA synthase CitG, which yields MRSQPVELARCSPPAPVSGFAHAAYRALLVEVNLTPKPGLVDRHNNGAHRDMNIGHFYRSARAIGIWLPRFVRQGQEDARCPAAEQLVRLRPLGLACENHMFQATGGVNTHKGSVFSLGLLCTAFGRLSQRPQSIDAATLCAEVASMCRGLVARELQQRNALQTAGQRLFAQHGLSGARGEAESGFERVINGALPLYLQRLNAGCDEQTALMDSLLWLMANNDDTNVASRGGLEGLRWLQRRAGELLAQGGAQGQQGIARLRQFDAECIHRNLSPGGSADLLIVTWLLAQLPNSTKPAAFQATTWNP from the coding sequence ATGCGCTCTCAACCCGTTGAACTCGCCCGGTGTAGCCCACCGGCGCCGGTCAGTGGCTTTGCCCATGCCGCCTACCGCGCCCTGTTGGTCGAGGTGAACCTGACGCCCAAACCGGGGCTGGTGGATCGCCACAACAACGGTGCCCACCGGGACATGAACATCGGCCATTTTTACCGCAGCGCCCGCGCTATCGGCATCTGGCTGCCGCGCTTTGTCCGTCAGGGGCAGGAAGACGCCCGTTGCCCGGCTGCCGAGCAGTTGGTCAGGCTGCGTCCGCTGGGGCTGGCCTGCGAAAACCACATGTTTCAGGCCACCGGTGGCGTCAACACCCATAAAGGCAGCGTATTTTCCCTCGGCCTGCTGTGCACCGCTTTCGGTCGCCTGTCCCAGAGGCCGCAGTCTATTGACGCCGCCACGCTGTGCGCCGAAGTGGCGTCGATGTGTCGTGGACTGGTGGCGCGCGAGCTGCAACAGCGCAATGCGTTGCAGACCGCCGGCCAAAGGCTGTTTGCCCAACACGGCCTGAGCGGCGCGCGCGGCGAGGCAGAGTCCGGCTTCGAGCGGGTGATTAACGGTGCGCTGCCGCTGTACCTGCAACGGCTGAACGCCGGGTGCGATGAGCAAACGGCGCTGATGGACAGCCTGCTGTGGCTAATGGCCAACAACGATGACACCAATGTCGCCTCACGCGGCGGTCTCGAAGGCCTGCGTTGGTTGCAGCGGCGTGCCGGCGAACTGCTGGCGCAGGGGGGAGCCCAGGGTCAGCAGGGCATAGCACGCCTGCGGCAGTTCGACGCCGAGTGCATTCACCGCAATCTCAGCCCAGGCGGCAGTGCCGATCTGTTGATCGTCACCTGGCTGCTGGCGCAATTACCCAATTCCACTAAGCCCGCTGCCTTTCAAGCCACAACTTGGAATCCCTAG
- the dpiA gene encoding two-component response regulator DpiA → MEWLNILIVEDETPLAEMHAEFIRQNGGCRQIWLAGTLAQARTMVERFKPDLILLDNFLPDGQGIELLRELTLSGYAGGIVFITAASDMDTVAEALRYGVFDYLIKPLAYDRLAHTLLRFSQRHQALKDKAHLNQRRIDQMFNTYARGEPMATLPAGIDELTLVKIRGLFEQPSVSHTAESVAQQMGLSRTTARRYLEFCTAAQQLRAEIIYGKVGRPQRIYRPAQPE, encoded by the coding sequence ATGGAATGGCTGAATATACTGATCGTCGAAGACGAAACGCCGCTGGCAGAAATGCACGCGGAATTTATCCGGCAAAACGGCGGCTGCCGACAAATCTGGTTGGCGGGTACCCTGGCGCAGGCCCGTACCATGGTCGAGCGCTTCAAGCCGGATCTGATCCTGCTGGATAACTTCCTGCCCGACGGCCAGGGCATTGAGCTGCTGCGCGAACTGACGCTGAGCGGTTATGCCGGCGGTATCGTCTTTATCACCGCCGCCAGCGACATGGACACCGTGGCCGAAGCCCTGCGCTACGGGGTGTTCGATTACCTGATCAAACCGCTGGCCTATGATCGGCTGGCCCACACGCTATTGCGCTTCAGCCAGCGGCACCAGGCGCTGAAGGATAAGGCACACCTTAACCAGCGCCGCATTGATCAGATGTTCAATACCTACGCCCGCGGCGAGCCTATGGCGACATTGCCGGCAGGCATCGATGAGCTGACGCTGGTTAAAATACGCGGCCTGTTCGAACAGCCCTCGGTCAGCCACACCGCTGAAAGCGTTGCGCAACAGATGGGGTTAAGCCGCACCACGGCACGCCGTTATCTGGAGTTTTGTACCGCCGCCCAGCAGCTGCGCGCCGAAATCATTTACGGCAAGGTAGGCCGTCCGCAGCGGATTTACCGGCCTGCTCAGCCAGAATAA
- the citE gene encoding citrate (pro-3S)-lyase subunit beta: MKTLNKHRLRRSMLFVPGANAAMVSNAFIYQADALMFDLEDSVILREKDAARRLVYHALQHPLYQEVETIVRVNALDSAYGLADLQAVVRGGADIVRLPKTDSAQDVVDMDREIAAIEADCGRPVGSTGLLAAIESAAGITQAVAIAHASPRLIGIALGAEDYVRNLRTERSPEGIELLFARCSILQAARAAGIQAFDTVYSDANNETGFLQEAALIKQLGFDGKSLINPRQIELLHNLYAPTAKEVAHAQRVVDAAAAAEQEGRGVVSLNGKMVDSPVIERARLVLQRAALSGIREASVQHGEEA; this comes from the coding sequence ATGAAAACGCTGAATAAACACCGTCTGCGCCGCAGCATGCTGTTCGTGCCCGGTGCCAATGCGGCCATGGTGAGCAACGCCTTTATCTATCAGGCCGATGCGCTGATGTTCGATCTGGAAGACTCGGTGATCCTGCGCGAAAAAGACGCCGCGCGGCGGCTGGTGTATCACGCGTTGCAACACCCGCTGTATCAGGAAGTGGAAACCATTGTGCGCGTCAACGCGCTGGATTCTGCCTACGGGCTGGCGGATCTGCAGGCGGTAGTGCGCGGCGGGGCGGACATCGTGCGCCTGCCGAAAACCGACAGCGCGCAGGACGTGGTGGATATGGATCGCGAAATTGCCGCCATCGAAGCCGACTGCGGGCGCCCGGTGGGCAGCACCGGCCTGCTGGCGGCGATTGAGTCGGCGGCGGGGATCACCCAGGCGGTCGCCATCGCCCATGCCTCACCGCGATTGATCGGCATCGCGCTCGGCGCGGAAGACTACGTGCGCAATCTGCGTACCGAACGTTCGCCGGAGGGTATTGAGCTGCTGTTTGCGCGTTGCTCAATATTACAGGCGGCGCGGGCCGCGGGCATTCAGGCGTTCGACACCGTGTATTCCGATGCCAATAACGAAACCGGCTTCCTGCAGGAAGCGGCGCTGATCAAACAGCTCGGTTTCGACGGTAAATCCCTGATTAACCCACGGCAAATTGAACTGCTGCACAACCTGTATGCGCCAACCGCCAAGGAAGTGGCTCACGCCCAGCGGGTGGTGGATGCCGCGGCGGCGGCGGAGCAGGAAGGGCGCGGGGTAGTGTCGCTCAACGGCAAGATGGTCGACAGCCCGGTGATTGAACGCGCGCGGCTGGTATTGCAACGCGCAGCGCTTTCCGGCATCCGCGAAGCGTCGGTTCAGCACGGAGAGGAAGCATAA
- the citD gene encoding citrate lyase acyl carrier protein — MKIIREAMAGTLESSDVMVRIAPAEGPEHDLLIASSVEKQFGEAIRQTLLEVLQRYQVEPVQVIVDDKGALDCVLRARLETALMRASDNGLLPWGAHHENAE, encoded by the coding sequence ATGAAAATTATCCGAGAAGCAATGGCCGGCACGCTGGAATCCAGCGATGTCATGGTGCGCATCGCCCCCGCCGAGGGGCCGGAACACGATCTGCTGATCGCCAGCAGCGTAGAGAAACAGTTCGGCGAAGCCATCCGCCAAACGTTGCTGGAGGTGCTGCAACGTTATCAGGTGGAGCCGGTGCAGGTGATAGTCGACGACAAAGGCGCGCTCGACTGCGTGCTGCGGGCCCGGCTGGAAACCGCGCTGATGCGCGCCAGCGACAACGGCCTACTGCCATGGGGGGCGCATCATGAAAACGCTGAATAA
- a CDS encoding nuclear transport factor 2 family protein — translation MSVDSPVKAQFEAYNARDIEAFISCFSEDFKGYRMPAESPSTIGKESLREFYVNNRFNNPKLKAELISRIVMGNKVFDHELIHGLSDQPLESVAVFEIKNGLISTAWFYFP, via the coding sequence ATGTCGGTAGATTCACCAGTGAAGGCTCAGTTCGAAGCGTATAATGCCCGTGATATTGAAGCGTTCATCTCTTGCTTTTCAGAGGACTTCAAAGGTTATCGGATGCCAGCTGAGAGTCCCTCTACAATAGGGAAAGAATCCTTACGTGAATTCTATGTGAATAATCGCTTTAATAATCCGAAACTTAAAGCAGAACTTATTTCCAGAATAGTAATGGGCAATAAAGTTTTCGATCACGAATTGATACATGGTTTGTCTGATCAGCCTTTGGAGAGTGTTGCTGTTTTTGAAATTAAAAACGGCCTCATTTCAACCGCATGGTTCTATTTCCCATAA